From a region of the Oncorhynchus tshawytscha isolate Ot180627B linkage group LG14, Otsh_v2.0, whole genome shotgun sequence genome:
- the LOC112267288 gene encoding P2Y purinoceptor 3 isoform X2, with protein MSISSLEVFSTEPFLNGTFTAEGSSSGPYTEPHSEDNLIALGDNNVTGSDCTYKEDFKRFLLPAIYSVVFLIGLPLNGVVILKIWRSRPNLTRSNVYMLNLATADFLYVMSLPLLIYNYASHDYWPFGELACKLVRFQFYSNLHGSILFLTCISLQRYVGICHPMAGWHKQGGRRLAWVVCGGVWLVVAVLCAPTFHYASTGTQRNRTVCYDLSPPEHSADYYPYGMALTCLGFLLPFMGIVACYCRMGHLLCRPPSYQGVNMAASREKRDKAVKMIVIVVTVFAVSFLPFHLTKTMYLLVRTLDAPCATRNLFSVIYKCTRPFASMNSVLDPILFYFTQPRFRRSTRILVTKITTLRDREPRCEKVKNLTKNP; from the exons ATGTCAATATCCTCTTTAGAAGTGTTCTCTACGGAACCGTTCCTAAATGGAACATTCACAGCAGAAGGTTCCTCCTCTGGACCATACACAGAACCCCACTCGGAGGACAACCTCATCGCCTTGGGCGACAACAATGTCACAGGGTCAGACTGCACCTATAAGGAGGATTTTAAGCGCTTCCTACTTCCTGCCATCTACAGTGTGGTCTTCCTGATTGGTCTGCCTCTGAATGGAGTGGTCATCCTGAAGATCTGGAGGTCACGACCCAACCTGACCCGGAGCAACGTCTACATGCTCAACCTGGCCACGGCTGACTTCCTGTATGTGATGTCACTACCTCTGCTCATCTACAACTACGCCAGTCATGACTACTGGCCCTTTGGAGAGCTGGCCTGCAAACTGGTCCGCTTTCAGTTCTACAG TAACCTGCATGGCAGTATCCTGTTCCTGACCTGTATCAGCCTCCAGCGCTACGTGGGCATCTGCCACCCTATGGCCGGCTGGCACAAGCAGGGGGGTCGCAGGCTGGCATGGGTGGTCTGTGGGGGAGTGTGGCTGGTGGTCGCCGTCCTCTGTGCCCCCACGTTCCACTACGCCTCCACAGGAACACAACGCAACCGCACCGTCTGTTACGACCTGAGTCCACCGGAGCACTCGGCTGACTACTACCCCTATGGGATGGCTCTGACCTGCCTGGGCTTCCTGTTGCCTTTTATGGGCATCGTGGCGTGCTACTGTCGTATGGGTCACCTCCTCTGCCGCCCGCCGTCCTATCAGGGTGTTAACATGGCCGCCTCAAGGGAGAAACGGGACAAGGCGGTGAAGATGATAGTCATCGTGGTGACGGTGTTCGCTGTGAGCTTCCTGCCGTTCCACCTTACTAAAACCATGTACCTGTTGGTACGAACCTTAGATGCTCCGTGTGCGACACGGAACCTGTTCTCAGTGATCTACAAGTGCACCAGGCCGTTCGCCAGCATGAACAGCGTTCTAGATCCTATACTGTTCTATTTCACACAGCCGCGGTTCCGCAGGAGCACCAGAATACTGGTCACCAAGATCACCACTCTCAGAGACAGGGAACCAAGATGTGAGAAAGTGAAAAACCTCACCAAGAACCCTTGA
- the LOC112267288 gene encoding P2Y purinoceptor 3 isoform X1 yields the protein MFLPCFKVAYSQNSHHRNVKEIIFYTCRWGLRKCEAVAMSISSLEVFSTEPFLNGTFTAEGSSSGPYTEPHSEDNLIALGDNNVTGSDCTYKEDFKRFLLPAIYSVVFLIGLPLNGVVILKIWRSRPNLTRSNVYMLNLATADFLYVMSLPLLIYNYASHDYWPFGELACKLVRFQFYSNLHGSILFLTCISLQRYVGICHPMAGWHKQGGRRLAWVVCGGVWLVVAVLCAPTFHYASTGTQRNRTVCYDLSPPEHSADYYPYGMALTCLGFLLPFMGIVACYCRMGHLLCRPPSYQGVNMAASREKRDKAVKMIVIVVTVFAVSFLPFHLTKTMYLLVRTLDAPCATRNLFSVIYKCTRPFASMNSVLDPILFYFTQPRFRRSTRILVTKITTLRDREPRCEKVKNLTKNP from the exons AATGTGAAGCTGTTGCCATGTCAATATCCTCTTTAGAAGTGTTCTCTACGGAACCGTTCCTAAATGGAACATTCACAGCAGAAGGTTCCTCCTCTGGACCATACACAGAACCCCACTCGGAGGACAACCTCATCGCCTTGGGCGACAACAATGTCACAGGGTCAGACTGCACCTATAAGGAGGATTTTAAGCGCTTCCTACTTCCTGCCATCTACAGTGTGGTCTTCCTGATTGGTCTGCCTCTGAATGGAGTGGTCATCCTGAAGATCTGGAGGTCACGACCCAACCTGACCCGGAGCAACGTCTACATGCTCAACCTGGCCACGGCTGACTTCCTGTATGTGATGTCACTACCTCTGCTCATCTACAACTACGCCAGTCATGACTACTGGCCCTTTGGAGAGCTGGCCTGCAAACTGGTCCGCTTTCAGTTCTACAG TAACCTGCATGGCAGTATCCTGTTCCTGACCTGTATCAGCCTCCAGCGCTACGTGGGCATCTGCCACCCTATGGCCGGCTGGCACAAGCAGGGGGGTCGCAGGCTGGCATGGGTGGTCTGTGGGGGAGTGTGGCTGGTGGTCGCCGTCCTCTGTGCCCCCACGTTCCACTACGCCTCCACAGGAACACAACGCAACCGCACCGTCTGTTACGACCTGAGTCCACCGGAGCACTCGGCTGACTACTACCCCTATGGGATGGCTCTGACCTGCCTGGGCTTCCTGTTGCCTTTTATGGGCATCGTGGCGTGCTACTGTCGTATGGGTCACCTCCTCTGCCGCCCGCCGTCCTATCAGGGTGTTAACATGGCCGCCTCAAGGGAGAAACGGGACAAGGCGGTGAAGATGATAGTCATCGTGGTGACGGTGTTCGCTGTGAGCTTCCTGCCGTTCCACCTTACTAAAACCATGTACCTGTTGGTACGAACCTTAGATGCTCCGTGTGCGACACGGAACCTGTTCTCAGTGATCTACAAGTGCACCAGGCCGTTCGCCAGCATGAACAGCGTTCTAGATCCTATACTGTTCTATTTCACACAGCCGCGGTTCCGCAGGAGCACCAGAATACTGGTCACCAAGATCACCACTCTCAGAGACAGGGAACCAAGATGTGAGAAAGTGAAAAACCTCACCAAGAACCCTTGA